The region CTCCGTCTCTCCGGACCGGCGCAGGCGCTCGGCAATGCACAGATCAGAAACGGCAGCCTCAATCGGATAGGCTTCCACATAAGCCGCCGAGAACGCATCCGCATAGCGGGTCAGAAGCAGACGGGCCTCGACAGGATCATAGTCCTGATAGAGGGCAACCCGCAGGCGATCCGCCCACGTCTTGACAATATTGGAGACCTCCGCTTCCAGCTCATCGCGGCTCGGATTAGGCGTCTCTCCGCCATCACGACCGATAATAAAATGTACCCGGGCCAGAGATCCTTCGGGGAAAGACGGGTAATAGGCCGAGAGTCGCCCGTCATAGACAGATTTCAGATAATTGCCCACCCGCTCGCGAACTTCGGACGTATAGCGATCACGCGGCACATAAACCAGAACAGACACATAGCGGTCAAACCGGTCACGGCGCGCCAGAACCCGGATACGCGGGTGCTCCTCAAGCTGCAGGATAGCCATGGCGAAACCGGACAGGGTGTCGGCATCAACCTGGAACAATTCATCCCGCGGATAGGATTCAAGAATATTGATCAGCGCCTTGCCGGAATGGCTGTCTGCATCATATTTCGACTTATGGATAACATGCTCAAGCTTGCGTCTCAGGAACGGAATACGCCGCGCAGAACGCGTATAGGCCGTTGAGGTAAACAGGCCGACAATCCGCAGCTCACCACTCAGCTTACCGGATTCATCGAAAATCTTGACGCCGATATAGTCCATATAGGCTCGACGATGGACCATGGTCCGCACATTGGCCTTGGCAACGATCAGCGGCTCGGGCCGTTTCAGGAATTCAAGAACTTCCGGAGTAATGCTGACCAGCTCCTTGCCACGCCGGAGAACACGGACATCCGGGTTGCTCAACAGACCAAGACCCGGCTCATCTCCCTGGATCAGATCGGCAATATCACCCTCATCCTTGAAGATATATTCGCGCATGCCAAGGAACGTGAAATTGTTATCCGCCAGCCATTGCAGGAAGTGCAGGGCCTCGGCAATTTCCTCCACCGGCATGGGTGGTGGATTGGTCTTGTAGTCTTCAATGGCCTGATCAAGTCGTTTGACCATGGACGGCCAGTCAGTAACCGCACTGCGGACTTCTGCCATAACCGTGTTGAGCAGCTCAGCAAGCGCATCCCGGTCAGACCCGACCTCCATCCGTTCCACATGAATATGGATGAAGCTCTCACGAATACGTCCGGCATCTTCATCCTCATCAGAGGAGAAACTGAGCTCTGTCAGCTTGCCTGCCTTGTTACGGGCAGCACAGAGGATCGGATGCACCACAAGACGGATATCAGCACCTGCATGCTGAAGAGCACCCAGAACCGAATCAACAAGGAACGGCATATTGTCGTTGAGAACCTCAACAACGGTAACCTGTTCATGCTGGGTTCCTTCCAGATCCGGGAAGTGCGGATTGTAAACGCGAATGGCATGGCTGGACTTGCGTGCGCTGGCAACGAACTCTCGTGCTTCTATGGCAAGTTCAGCAAGTTCTTCAGCACCATAGGGTAGAACATCCTCTTCAGGAGCAGCGGAAAAAAGCTCATTCAGAAAACCGGGTAGGTCATCCGGCTGACCACGGCGGCCTTCTGCACTGGCCTTCGCCTTGTCGATCAAACGGTCCTTATTCGCTTCACTCGCCATGGATGATTCTCCCCGATCATTGTCCTCATACGAAAGTCTAGCTTAATTGCGGCGGAAAGAAACACCAACCTGTTCAATCTCAGCCGAAACAGCATTTTGATGCAGCTTCGAGGATAACCGTCTAACGAACCGTTACCAATGCGCGAGGAGATCTCATGCCCGACAAGATCCAGAATCAGGCCCCGGATGGAGAGCCCGCAACCGCGCTCAAAATTGCACCATCAGGCCCCATGAGCGACGAGACTCGAGGCTATTTTGCCAAGTGTGAAGAGAAGCTCGGCCTTATACCCAACGTGCTGAAAGCCTATGCATTTGATGAGACCAAGCTGCGCGCGTTCACAGATTTCTACAATGATTTGATGCTGGGGGATTCAGCTCTTAGCAAGCTTGAGCGGGAAATGATTGCCGTTGTCGTCTCAAGCATCAACAAATGCTATTATTGCCTGACGGCTCACGGTGCTGCTGTCCGGCAACTCTCAAGCGATCCCGCTCTGGGTGAACTGATGGTGATGAACTACAAGGCCGCCCATCTGTCTGAACGGCATCGCGCCATGCTGGATTTTGCAGCCAAAATGACAAAAGCCTCTTCCGACATTGAGGAAGAGGATCGCGAGGCCTTGCGCAAGCAGGGCTTTGATGACCGGACAATATGGGATATTGCCGCCGTCGCATCCTTCTTCAACATGACCAACCGTATGGCATCCGCCATCGACATGCGCCCCAACGCTGAATATCACGCCATGGCGCGATAACACCAGGCGGCACTTGGCAAGAGAGAGCTGCCGGAGTAAACACGGCGCTTGAATTCTCTTCCAATCCAGAACGAGCTTGCCATGTCGTCCGAATACAAGACCCGCCGCACCTTTGCGATCATCTCGCATCCGGACGCCGGTAAGACTACCCTGACAGAGAAACTACTGTTGACCGGTGGCGCCATTCGCATGGCCGGCGCCGTGAAAACCCGTGGCGATGCCCGCCGGGCCCGCTCCGACTGGATGAAGATCGAGCAGGAACGCGGCATCTCTGTCACCAGTTCGGTGATGACGTTTGAATATGATGGCAAGACCTGCAATCTGCTTGATACGCCGGGCCACGAAGACTTCAGTGAGGACACCTATCGTACTCTGACCGCCGTCGATTCCGCCATCATGGTGATCGACGCTGCCAAGGGTATCGAAAGCCAGACCCGCAAGCTGTTTGAAGTCTGTCGCCTGCGCGATATTCCCATCATCACCTTCGTCAACAAAGTGGACCGCGAAGGTCGCGATGCGTTCGAAGTGATGGACGAGATCCAGGAAGCTTTGGCACTTGATGTCACCCCGATGGTCTGGCCTGTTGGCATGGGCACCGACTTCAAGGGTTGCTACGACCTCGTCAATAACATCTACCACACCTCCAGCCGTCAGGGTGGCGGCTATGACACCAAGATTGCCTGTTCCGGCCTGGATGACAGCCAGCTTGATGATCTGGTTCCGTCCGGCATTCTGGAGCCCATGCGGGAGAATGCCGAGCTGGCTGTGGCCGGTTATCCGGAATTCGATCTGACCTCCTATCGCGAAGGCCATCTGACACCGGTGATTTTCGGCAGCGCGCTGAAGGATTACAGCATCGAGCCGCTGATCAACTTCATCGTCAAGAACGCGCCTGAACCGCGACCGAGTCAGGCAGCAAGCCGGTCTGTAGAGCCAGCAGAGGACAAGGTCTCCGGTTTTATATTCAAGGTTCAGGCCAATATGGACAAGAACCACCGGGACCGTGTGGCCTTTATGCGGCTGTGTTCCGGCAGCTTCAAACGCGGCATGAAGCTGAAACAGGTGCGCACGGGCAAGGACGTGCAGATGCACAGCCCGATCTTCTTTCTCGCTCAGGATCGCGAGATCGCTGATGATGCCTCACCTGGTGATGTAATCGGCATTCCAAACCACGGTACTGTCCGCGTCGGCGATACGTTCACAGAAGGCGAGGCTCTTAAGTTCACCGGCCTTCCTGCCTTCGCGCCGGAAATCCTGCGCCGGGTCCGTCTGGGCGATTCAACCCGGATCAAACAGCTTCGGTCAGCTCTGGAAGATTTCGCCGAAGAAGGCCTTATCCAGGTCTTCAAGCCAGCAATTGGGTCAAACTGGATTGTCGGCGTGGTCGGCATCCTGCAGCTTGACGTTCTCGCCGATCGCGGCAAGGCGGAATACAAGATCGATATTTCCTACGAGCCAATCCCTTATCAGCTCGCCAACTGGGTCAAGGCGGATGATCCCATCAAGCTGAAGGCTTTCCTGGACGCAAACCGGAACAACATCGTGCATGATCGAGACGACCGCCCGGTGTTTTTGTCAAAAAGCCCCTGGGAGCTCAACTACACCACTGAAAAGAACCCGGATATCCAGTTCCTGAAGACCCGGGAACTGGATTAACTCAATCAAGGCCGTTTGAAGCAAACCATTCGCAGAGCGCATAGACTCCGGCAGCAGCAGGTGGATTTTCCGCTAGAAGAATCCCCAGAACGCCGCAGAAAATACGATCACCCGTATCACCATTCACCGGACCACGCCCTTTGTCCCCGACAATGGTACGGATTTCGTTGGGAAAGGCTTTCCGGGATGAAGCGATAAAGCGCTTGAATTGTTGCTCTCCCTTTCTGCCCACCTCAACACGATTGCCTTTGGGGAAATAGGTCACGCTCCATCTATAGGTCTGCCCAGCCAGCTGACCACGATAGATCATACGTGTCGCATCACCCCTCTTTTCCATCTTCAGGACATCAAGAATCGCCTTAGCGGATCGATTTCGGGACTCTAAAGTCACACGTTTTTTGTTTCTGCTTGCCTTGATGCCAGCTTGACTGATCCGTTTGTCCAACCATTTTGCCTGCGACCGAAAGGATCGCTCCGGTTTGCTGAGGCATAATGGAGGACATTGAACAGTCGGACACTTTGGTGCTGTTGGCCAGATATTGCAGATGGATTGACCAATCAGATCTCTGATCGGTGGTAGTTCCTTGGCTTGCGTACCCAGGCTGAGTGAAGACAGACAGAGCAGGGCGGCGAGCACACTCCAGACACCGTTTAAAATCAAGCGTTTTAGGGTCATTTGAAAACTCCTGAATAGGTTTAAACAACCCAATTGCCTATACAGGTGCGTTAAATTCTGCGTATTGTAAAAAACGGAAAATCAACCGGAGATTTTGTTATCGAGCATTATAATTTCTATCCAGTACCCGAGACACTGAACCGCTATGTGCGCGGCATTTACCTGGCCAACCAGTCAATAGACCGGCTCAGCATCGCAGCACCACCAACTGGTTATCCCTTACTTGGACATATCTGGCAGGGGTTCGAAGTTGCAGTTGTAAATGGTGTCCCGGTTCCAGAAATGCCAATGCCTATGAATCACTTCAGCGGCCAGCTTCTCAAAACCAATGCTGAGGTCCGCTGGACCGGTCACATCGGCCATCTCCTTACCGAATTTACTGCAACAGGCCTTTATGAATTATTCGGCATACCAGGAGACAAGCTGGTCAATACCACGGTGCCCGTAGCCTTGCTTGCACCGCAATTCGACCGTGCAATGACAGAGCGGCTTAAGCCACTCCAGATTGACGGCTATGTAGAGGGGCTTTGCGAATTACTGAAGGATCAGGCAAGCAAGGCAATTCGGGCACCAGACTTTGTAACTGAAGCCGTCAGGCAGATTGAAGGGGCCAGCGGAGATGTAAAGCTTGGTGAACTTGCCAAGCACCTGCATACCTCAGACAGATCATTTCGCGAGCATTTTCAGTCTATTGTCGGCGTGCCACCGAAATTCTTCTGCCGAGCAGTGCAATTTAACTACGTCGTATCCATCGTTATGAGCGAGGAAGAAGTACCACTTGCACAACTGGCTTCAGAAGCCGGATATTATGACCAAGCACACTTTTGTAGAGTTTTCCGCGAGTACGTACTCACAACACCGCGGGACTTTTTCAAAAGCGATCATTCAAAAATCTCAAGCTTTATCCGACAAAACAGAACCACATATGATTCCCGACAGGCCTGAATTCCAATAGTCACGGAAACTGAACACCAGGCTGTCCGGACTGGTAGTCCCAGACAGCCCATTTCGGTGTGATGCTCAAAAACAGTTCTGATGTCACATGACGCTCGAGCCATTGGTGCAGTGCAGTCGGTCCGGCTTCTTCAAACCAGACTCTATCCGTGTTGGCAAACTGACGCACAAAGGGGAACAGCGCCATATCGGCCAGAGACGGTCTATCACCGAAGAGATTGGCATGGTGATCAAGCCGGGTAACCAGGGGCGACAGGCAGGTCATCGCCCGCTCCCTGTGGTCTTCGGGGTCCGCGCCTTCATAACGGCTGGCATATTTGTAATGATCCAGATGATGCTTGAAATCACCATCCATCTCGGCAATCAGCGCCAGCATATCCTCGCATGTTCCACTTTCAGGCCTTAGCCAACCATACGGGTCATGCTGACCAAGAGCCCAGAGCATAATATCAAGGCTCTGCTCCAGCACCTGCCCGTCTGTCAGACAAAGAACCGGAACCGTTCCCTTCGGAGAAACCTCCAGCATCTGCGGCGGCTTGTCTCTCAGAACAATCTCCCGCAGCTCGCAGGGCTGATTACTGACGGAAAGTGCCAGTCTCGCCCGCATGGCATAGGGACAGCGACGGAACGAATACAGGACAGGGCGGGATGAAACGGCTTGATCACTCATCGCATTCACAACACCCAGAGGGCTGAACCGCCCGTCATGCCTGCACCAGCAGCACTCATCAGAACATGATCACCGCTCCTGAGCAGCTTCTGCTCATGATGAATGAGCGAGAGAGTGAGCGGGATCGTGGCGGCAGAACTGTTGCCGTAACGCTCAACTGAAGACCGGACCCTGTCCTTCGGTAAGCGGATTTTCTCCGCTACCTTGTCAAACATCCGCCGGTTAGCCTGATGTGGCACAAAATGGTTCACCGCTTCAGGCGCAACATCCGCTCGCTCCAGAACCGCAGAGCCACTATTCGCCATCATGGAAACCGCTTTCGCAAAGACCTGCTGACCATTTTCAATATGCATCATGCGGTCTTCAGGCGCATGGGGGCGATCATAGGGGTGTCGTGTACCACCAACAGGGATCTTGATCAGATCATATCCTGCACCATCCGAACACAGCTCAAATGCACGCATCCCTCGCTCTGATGATGAATGAGGTTTAAGGACCACAGCGCCAGCAGCATCGGCAAACAGAATGGCACTGGCCCGTTCCTGTTCATTAATACGACGGCTTAATATGTTAGCGGCGACCACAAGTGCCGACTTCTGCTGCGCCCGGACAAAGCCTTCCGCAAAGCTGAGCGCATAGAGAAATCCGCCACAGGCGCCCGTAATATCCACCGCACCCGGATGGCTGAGACCCAGACGATGAGCCAGAAGCGGAGCCGAAGGCGGCAGCAGATGATCAGGCGTGCTGGTTGCCAGCAGAAGGAGGCCAATCTCACCTGTATCAATCCCTGCATCCGACAAGGCCTGCTGAGCCGCAGGCAATGCCATATCCGTCAGGCTTTCATGGTCTGATGCATAATGTCTGCCCACAATACCGGACCGCCGCTCAATCCAGCCGGGATCAAGCCCAAGGCGCGCTTCAATCTCGGCGCTTGGAATAGCCCGGTCAGGAACCGAATGCCCGAACCCGCACATGTGGACACCAGCACTCATCAGGCAAAAGCATCCGCTGCGGCCTGAATGGCATCATAGACCTGATCAAGATCGCTTTCTGTCGAGCAATAGGGTGGCATGACATAGACCGTATTCCCGAGAGGCCTCAGCAGCAGATCACGCGCCTTGAAAAACTCATAAAGCCGCGGCCCGACCGATGAGAGATACCCCTCGTCGCGCGCCTTCAAATCCAATGCGGCAATGGTCCCGGTCTGTCTGATATTCTCGAACCGCTCATCCTCGGAAAACCGGCTGAGATAGCGTGTCTGCATTGCCACCAGATTAGCTATCCTGTCGCGCACATCACCCTCACGCCAGAGGCGCAGATTGGCAGCAGCGGCCGCGCAGGCAATCGGATTCGCTGTATAGGAACTGGAATGGAAGAAGGTTTTCGACCTGTCTTCGGAATAATGCGCGTCAAAAATCTCTGACCGGCACAGCGTTACCGCAAGCGGCATGGAACCACCGGTAATCCCTTTTGAATAGCAGGCAATATCCGGCTCAACGTCGGCCTGCTCACAGGCAAACAGGGTTCCTGTCCTGCCCCAGCCCACCATGACCTCATCCGCGATAAACAGAACCCCATGAGCCTCACAGACATCCTTCATGCGCTTGAGAACATCCGGGCTGTACATCAGCATGCCGCCAGCACCGAGAACCAGCGGTTCCACAATAAACGCAGCCACATCACCGGCTGCACACAGGGCTTCAAGCCGCTCAATC is a window of Coralliovum pocilloporae DNA encoding:
- a CDS encoding peroxidase-related enzyme (This protein belongs to a clade of uncharacterized proteins related to peroxidases such as the alkylhydroperoxidase AhpD.); the encoded protein is MPDKIQNQAPDGEPATALKIAPSGPMSDETRGYFAKCEEKLGLIPNVLKAYAFDETKLRAFTDFYNDLMLGDSALSKLEREMIAVVVSSINKCYYCLTAHGAAVRQLSSDPALGELMVMNYKAAHLSERHRAMLDFAAKMTKASSDIEEEDREALRKQGFDDRTIWDIAAVASFFNMTNRMASAIDMRPNAEYHAMAR
- a CDS encoding beta-ketoacyl-ACP synthase III, producing MSAGVHMCGFGHSVPDRAIPSAEIEARLGLDPGWIERRSGIVGRHYASDHESLTDMALPAAQQALSDAGIDTGEIGLLLLATSTPDHLLPPSAPLLAHRLGLSHPGAVDITGACGGFLYALSFAEGFVRAQQKSALVVAANILSRRINEQERASAILFADAAGAVVLKPHSSSERGMRAFELCSDGAGYDLIKIPVGGTRHPYDRPHAPEDRMMHIENGQQVFAKAVSMMANSGSAVLERADVAPEAVNHFVPHQANRRMFDKVAEKIRLPKDRVRSSVERYGNSSAATIPLTLSLIHHEQKLLRSGDHVLMSAAGAGMTGGSALWVL
- a CDS encoding peptide chain release factor 3, with the protein product MSSEYKTRRTFAIISHPDAGKTTLTEKLLLTGGAIRMAGAVKTRGDARRARSDWMKIEQERGISVTSSVMTFEYDGKTCNLLDTPGHEDFSEDTYRTLTAVDSAIMVIDAAKGIESQTRKLFEVCRLRDIPIITFVNKVDREGRDAFEVMDEIQEALALDVTPMVWPVGMGTDFKGCYDLVNNIYHTSSRQGGGYDTKIACSGLDDSQLDDLVPSGILEPMRENAELAVAGYPEFDLTSYREGHLTPVIFGSALKDYSIEPLINFIVKNAPEPRPSQAASRSVEPAEDKVSGFIFKVQANMDKNHRDRVAFMRLCSGSFKRGMKLKQVRTGKDVQMHSPIFFLAQDREIADDASPGDVIGIPNHGTVRVGDTFTEGEALKFTGLPAFAPEILRRVRLGDSTRIKQLRSALEDFAEEGLIQVFKPAIGSNWIVGVVGILQLDVLADRGKAEYKIDISYEPIPYQLANWVKADDPIKLKAFLDANRNNIVHDRDDRPVFLSKSPWELNYTTEKNPDIQFLKTRELD
- a CDS encoding glutathione S-transferase, with product MSDQAVSSRPVLYSFRRCPYAMRARLALSVSNQPCELREIVLRDKPPQMLEVSPKGTVPVLCLTDGQVLEQSLDIMLWALGQHDPYGWLRPESGTCEDMLALIAEMDGDFKHHLDHYKYASRYEGADPEDHRERAMTCLSPLVTRLDHHANLFGDRPSLADMALFPFVRQFANTDRVWFEEAGPTALHQWLERHVTSELFLSITPKWAVWDYQSGQPGVQFP
- a CDS encoding helix-turn-helix domain-containing protein, with protein sequence MRGIYLANQSIDRLSIAAPPTGYPLLGHIWQGFEVAVVNGVPVPEMPMPMNHFSGQLLKTNAEVRWTGHIGHLLTEFTATGLYELFGIPGDKLVNTTVPVALLAPQFDRAMTERLKPLQIDGYVEGLCELLKDQASKAIRAPDFVTEAVRQIEGASGDVKLGELAKHLHTSDRSFREHFQSIVGVPPKFFCRAVQFNYVVSIVMSEEEVPLAQLASEAGYYDQAHFCRVFREYVLTTPRDFFKSDHSKISSFIRQNRTTYDSRQA
- a CDS encoding adenosylmethionine--8-amino-7-oxononanoate transaminase, with translation MTDRRFPIWHPFTQHAIMPEMLKIERAEGAYLETPDGRQIFDGISSWWVVTHGHRQPDIIQAIKDQADKLDQVIFAGHTHTPAEEVADGLLSMTPDTLNHVFFSDSGSTCVEVALKMALGYWQHIGETRRTRIIVMENSYHGDTIGTMSVGERGVFNAPYDPLMFDVTSVPFPSSGVEDQTIERLEALCAAGDVAAFIVEPLVLGAGGMLMYSPDVLKRMKDVCEAHGVLFIADEVMVGWGRTGTLFACEQADVEPDIACYSKGITGGSMPLAVTLCRSEIFDAHYSEDRSKTFFHSSSYTANPIACAAAAANLRLWREGDVRDRIANLVAMQTRYLSRFSEDERFENIRQTGTIAALDLKARDEGYLSSVGPRLYEFFKARDLLLRPLGNTVYVMPPYCSTESDLDQVYDAIQAAADAFA